One segment of Panicum virgatum strain AP13 chromosome 3K, P.virgatum_v5, whole genome shotgun sequence DNA contains the following:
- the LOC120699819 gene encoding membrane magnesium transporter, with translation MGIGYVVGVLGGAILAHAAYATIQYRAVLKITEEEFTRPPMDVMMELLLGLALCMWAGLAVPAKFLSVLPHSEENRIVSLPANLDFMIFNHRGRALPSDPDLKLKK, from the exons ATGGGGATCGGCTACGTGGTGGGCGTCCTCGGCGGCGCCAtcctcgcccacgccgcctacgccaccaTCCAGT ATCGGGCGGTGCTGAAGATCACGGAGGAAGAGTTCACTCGGCCACCCATGGAT GTGATGATGGAGTTGCTCTTGGGGTTGGCCTTGTGTATGTGGGCAGGTCTTGCTGTTCCAGCGAAGTTTCTCTCAGTGCTCCCACATTCTGAGGAGAATAG GATCGTCTCCCTCCCGGCTAACCTGGATTTCATGATCTTCAACCACCGGGGGAGAGCGCTGCCGTCCGACCCAGACCTAAAGCTGAAGAAATAG
- the LOC120699820 gene encoding uncharacterized protein LOC120699820: MSGPRPAPAATQNPSAPQPPPRPLPPPPPPPPAAAAARAREEGELSSGADDDEALQTRLAAPSILGIFAEAASQVPSVTLPAKGSNTLSISNAMAHKSAAPSYKKIMRVNQGQFKPGTNRNLSWQKPVPSDNLVITFSDDDSGIDSGKAKQDTVRGRKATSQGTQKTGNSMQTRIMREEVSQQKILGAKVGPAHLPAFPFTLRNVGAGRGSSTTFFRKEPPVRQVNTLKYKQKDGNGVGVHSADHRLERLRHKIAAKENELKGQKRPLHTVAMKSADLSSNQERLPSEKVGFEPSNNGECSRPNSPFEHDGRPVKRLKLNQQHSYNQGHSNSVTLAPSGGSSRKNTVQSSEMMDHFENGITMNPNVDETEHRVTTEFSGQIHNGGATKNIPHHKDTEVAGNHAMVELHGSLAAAPFTNRQIISEDTSALLPVASAQVVCAGPSTVLDRRPQLQPGEENADQMNCSGQIGAEGHNTRLLSLLEMEELQEKELEDAQELRRKCELEEREALRAYRKAQRALLEANERCTILRRRREICSAQVHGLIAENSSLVQSLSIRNSEDGPAMTSLLNSQIHANSQMPENQGGRHSLHPEEPPQQPIDKHEARPHSSHYDGLAASRADPNFVSTANDNDTPSDYMDDDLLMPDRQARSECALDDNQMEETIHAYAENRQPSGDSVQDYELLEASLRSKLVERFGKKPCLNSTGEGTEEIAVRKVAMEHGNQSEHAEHGNQSDHVLQLQETEQNDMTTPEGTMELGNDGAEKTGGLSNSTSGPSMGNCDPEDNISSLKEICMQLGTNNLVFPSSAPQNAARHIKQVFPWFCKESSDYRNDCLTSEAASEVTECVQDMIQDSVGENIKILPTTRKDDDMAHSVIDPFWPFCMYELRGKCNDEECQWQHFEHHAWRKSKHTKHAMTSVSGQIPYGLSQHMLPVPVYRVGSNLIKADQNLTQSVLASSLWQYWQRGFCASFPLPLSVQRVLPSDAPLLQAGDGSISDFHRNRQLLNFRTLDSWKNKTVQGSVDVEFFLEGALDLYCGRVNKPDRIKALLFLARSIEADPSTVILWVFYLHIYYQKDEGLGKDDMFSDAVQHNVYSYELWLMYINSRLRFDDRLDAYNDALSMLCQMTADTDKDLKERSAFILDIFLQMIYFLCMSGNVEKAISRIFGILPTATPDNSGDKLLADVISCLTMPDRCVFWISCLYVSIYRKLPDEIIDQLEFEKALPCALVWSPIDPSADNRNQIIELLNYAANKMAEDISECVKNGDPNYLMLSQFLAVNHISCLAAVEGFKSSADMLVKYMEEYPMCPQILLISARLDRSHGACPGLKGFDELILNWPKEVQGVQYLWNQYFEHALATNTKLSEKVLNCWFEEYGKRCDIQSNAAAGAVEFSNEEPGSPLLVSVQEIGSGPSAPEDHVFWLLNLSLYKILENNLGDAQVAVDKALKLANGECYEHCLREHAAIHVLELEKSSSSLDAQTRSTFSFIIGHLADHRNLPTRELLSRRFCQNVKKHRLRQLIDHTLGPVPADSTLVNSVLEVCFGSSLLPGRISDVKYLVDFVEAVMEVLPANYRLALAVGWFALKHYKGSDATSTGTRFWASSVLINAIFRAVPVAPESVWLEGASLLEKLHTTEIVKRFYQQATSVYPFSFKLWHAHLNSCKANGGNAEGIVESARQRGIELNLAPT, translated from the exons atGTCGGGCCCGAGGCCCGCGCCCGCTGCCACGCAGAACCCTAGCGCGCCCCAGCCCCCGCCtcgccctcttcctcctccgccgcctccgccgccagcggcggcggcggcgagggcgcgcgAGGAGGGCGAGCTCTCCtccggcgccgacgacgacgag GCTCTGCAAACTCGGTTAGCTGCTCCATCCATTCTTGGAATTTTTGCGGAGGCTGCTTCTCAAGTGCCATCAGTAACTCTCCCTGCTAAAG GCAGTAATACCTTGAGTATCTCAAATGCTATGGCTCACAAATCAGCTGCTCCAAGTTACAAGAAGATCATGAGGGTGAATCAAGGGCAATTCAAACCTGGCACAAACCGAAATCTTTCATGGCAGAAGCCTGTGCCAAGTGACAACCTTGTCATAACATTCTCTGATGATGATAGTGGGATCGACTCTGGGAAGGCAAAGCAAGATACAGTAAGAGGCAGGAAGGCCACCTCTCAAGGTACACAAAAAACAGGGAATAGTATGCAGACTAGGATCATGAGAGAGGAAGTATCTCAGCAGAAAATCCTTGGTGCAAAGGTAGGACCTGCCCACTTGCCCGCTTTTCCATTCACACTCAGAAATGTAGGGGCTGGTAGGGGATCAAGCACTACCTTTTTCAGGAAAGAGCCACCTGTGCGCCAAGTTAATACTCTAAAGTATAAGCAGAAAGATGGAAATGGTGTTGGAGTACATTCTGCAGACCATAGGTTAGAAAGGTTGCGCCACAAAATTGCTGCCAAAGAAAATGAACTAAAAGGTCAAAAAAGACCTTTGCACACCGTTGCTATGAAGAGTGCAGATTTGTCTTCCAACCAGGAGAGGCTGCCATCAGAAAAGGTAGGGTTTGAACCTTCCAACAATGGTGAATGTTCACGCCCTAATAGTCCGTTTGAGCATGATGGAAGACCAGTTAAAAGGTTGAAGCTCAATCAACAGCATTCCTACAACCAAGGTCATAGTAACTCGGTAACACTTGCACCTAGTGGTGGTTCATCAAGGAAAAACACCGTGCAATCTTCTGAAATGATGGATCACTTTGAAAATGGAATTACCATGAACCCTAATGTTGATGAAACAGAGCACAGAGTAACAACAGAGTTTTCAGGTCAGATACACAATGGTGGTGCAACTAAGAATATTCCTCACCACAAAGATACAGAAGTTGCTGGAAATCATGCTATGGTTGAgttgcatggcagccttgcaGCAGCACCATTCACTAATAGGCAAATTATTTCCGAAGATACTAGTGCTTTGCTGCCTGTTGCTTCAGCACAGGTAGTATGTGCTGGTCCTTCAACAGTGTTAGACCGGAGGCCACAATTGCAACCTGGAGAGGAG AATGCCGATCAAATGAACTGCAGCGGTCAGATAGGCGCAGAAGGCCATAACACAAGATTGTTATCTCTGCTTGAAATGGAGGAACTTCAAGAGAAGGAATTGGAGGATGCTCAGGAACTAAGACGAAAATGTGAACTTGAAGAAAGGGAAGCTCTTAGAGCTTATCGCAAAGCACAAAGAGCTTTACTTGAGGCAAATGAAAGATGTACAATTCTTCGTAGGAGAAGAGAGATTTGCTCTGCACAAGTTCATGGTTTAATTGCAGAGAATTCTTCTTTGGTGCAGTCTTTGAGTATTCGAAATAGTGAAGATGGCCCTGCAATGACATCCCTGCTCAATTCTCAGATTCATGCAAACAGTCAGATGCCTGAAAATCAAGGTGGTAGGCACAGTTTACACCCTGAAGAACCTCCGCAGCAGCCCATTGATAAGCATGAGGCACGGCCACACAGTTCACACTATGATGGGCTTGCTGCCAGCAGAGCTGATCCAAACTTTGTGAGTACTGCCAATGATAATGACACGCCTTCAGATTACATGGATGATGACCTTCTCATGCCCGATAGGCAAGCAAGATCAGAATGTGCTTTGGATGATAATCAAATGGAAGAAACTATACATGCATATGCAGAGAACAGACAACCTTCTGGTGACAGTGTGCAAGATTATGAGCTTTTAGAAGCTTCCTTGAGGTCTAAATTGGTGGAAAGGTTTGGGAAGAAACCATGTCTGAATAGCACTGGTGAAGGCACAGAAGAAATTGCTGTCAGAAAAGTAGCCATGGAACATGGCAATCAGTCTGAACATGCAGAACATGGCAATCAGTCTGACCATGTGCTTCAACTACAGGAAACAGAGCAGAATGATATGACAACTCCTGAAG GTACAATGGAGCTGGGAAATGATGGTGCTGAGAAGACCGGTGGTCTCTCTAATTCTACAAGTGGTCCTTCAATGGGCAACTGTGATCCTGAGGACAACATCTCCTCTCTCAAAGAAATATGCATGCAATTGGGTACAAACAATTTGGTTTTTCCTTCTTCAGCTCCACAAAATGCCGCTAGGCACATCAAGCAGGTGTTTCCTTGGTTTTGTAAGGAGTCTTCAGACTACAGAAATGACTGCCTGACCAGTGAGGCAGCATCTGAAGTTACAGAATGTGTACAAGATATGATACAGGACTCTGTTGGAGAGAACATAAAGATTCTCCCAACTACCCGAAAGGATGATGATATGGCGCACAGTGTGATTGATCCCTTCTGGCCCTTCTGCATGTATGAGCTTCGTGGAAAATGCAATGATGAAGAGTGCCAATGGCAACATTTTGAGCATCATGCTTGGAGAAAGTCGAAGCATACAAAACATGCTATGACCTCTGTTTCAG GCCAAATTCCTTATGGTCTGTCTCAGCATATGCTTCCTGTACCAGTGTATCGTGTTGGCTCGAATCTTATTAAAGCTGATCAGAACTTGACGCAGTCAGTGTTGGCTAGCAGTTTATGGCAATACTGGCAAAGGGGGTTTTGTGCTTCCTTTCCTTTACCTCTATCTGTTCAGAGAGTTCTTCCATCAGATGCACCATTATTACAGGCTGGTGATGGTTCAATTTCAGATTTTCATAGGAACAGACAGCTGTTAAATTTTCGAACTCTGGATAGCTGGAAG AATAAAACTGTACAGGGATCTGTAGATGTTGAATTCTTCTTAGAAGGAGCACTTGATTTATATTGTGGAAGAGTAAACAAACCTGACAGGATCAAG GCTCTTTTATTTCTGGCGCGGTCTATTGAGGCTGATCCAAGTACAGTTATCCTCTGGGTGTTTTATCTCCACATTTACTATCAAAAAGATGAAGGACTTGGAAAAGATGACATGTTTTCTGATGCG GTCCAACACAACGTTTATTCTTATGAATTATGGCTTATGTATATTAATAGTAGGTTACGCTTTGATGACCGATTGGATGCTTATAATGATGCTTTGAGCATGCTCTGCCAAATGACGGCTGACACCGACAAGGATCTAAAAGAAAGAAGTGCTTTCATACTAGACATCTTCTTACAGATGATTTACTTCCTGTGCATGTCTGGAAATGTAGAGAAGGCGATATCTAGGATTTTCGGGATTCTTCCAACTGCAACTCCTGACAATTCTGGTGACAAGTTGCTTGCTGATGTCATTTCTTGCTTGACCATGCCCGACAGATGTGTTTTTTGGATTTCGTGCCTATATGTCTCAATTTACAGGAAGCTACCGGATGAAATTATTGATCAGCTAGAGTTCGAGAAAGCTTTGCCTTGTGCCTTAGTATGGTCTCCTATTGATCCTAGCGCAGATAACAGAAACCAGATTATAGAGCTGCTGAACTATGCTGCTAATAAGATGGCTGAAGATATTAGTGAGTGTGTTAAAAATGGGGATCCAAATTACCTGATGTTATCTCAATTCCTCGCTGTTAACCACATTAGTTGTCTAGCAGCTGTTGAAGGATTCAAATCTTCTGCTGATATGCTAGTGAAGTATATGGAGGAGTACCCAATGTGTCCACAGATTCTCCTTATCTCAGCACGGCTAGATAGATCGCATGGTGCATGCCCTGGGCTGAAAGGGTTTGATGAACTGATCTTGAATTGGCCTAAGGAGGTGCAAGGAGTTCAATATCTATGGAATCAATATTTTGAGCATGCTCTAGCCACTAATACCAAATTATCTGAGAAGGTACTGAATTGCTGGTTTGAAGAATATGGAAAACGCTGTGATATCCAAAGtaatgctgctgctggtgcagtAGAATTCAGCAACGAAGAGCCTGGGTCACCATTGCTTGTTTCAGTCCAGGAAATTGGTTCTGGTCCTTCTGCACCAGAAGATCATGTCTTTTGGTTATTAAACCTCTCATTGTACAAGATACTAGAGAACAACTTAGGGGATGCTCAAGTTGCTGTGGATAAAGCATTGAAATTGGCTAATGGGGAGTGCTATGAGCATTGTTTAAGAGAACATGCTGCAATTCACGTGCTGGAACTGGAGAAATCATCGTCTTCTCTAGATGCTCAAACTCGGTCGACATTCAGTTTCATCATTGGCCATCTTGCAGATCATCGGAATTTGCCCACAAGGGAGCTGCTGTCACGAAGGTTTTGCCAGAATGTTAAGAAGCATAGGCTTAGGCAGTTAATAGATCACACTCTAGGTCCTGTTCCCGCAGATTCTACCTTGGTAAATTCTGTCCTTGAAGTGTGCTTCGGCTCGTCACTTCTTCCCGGAAGAATTAGTGATGTGAAGTACTTGGTAGATTTTGTCGAAGCAGTCATGGAGGTTCTTCCCGCAAACTATCGGCTAGCCCTGGCAGTTGGTTGGTTCGCCCTTAAGCACTACAAGGGTTCTGACGCTACCTCCACGGGCACCAGGTTCTGGGCAAGCTCTGTTCTGATCAATGCCATCTTCCGAGCAGTACCTGTCGCACCAGAATCAGTATGGCTAGAAGGTGCCAGTCTCCTGGAGAAACTGCATACCACAGAGATCGTCAAGAGGTTCTACCAGCAGGCCACATCGGTCTACCCCTTTTCCTTCAAGTTGTGGCATGCGCACCTGAACTCCTGCAAGGCCAATGGAGGCAACGCAGAAGGCATCGTGGAATCTGCGAGGCAACGCGGCATCGAGCTGAATCTGGCACCAACGTAG